One segment of Triticum aestivum cultivar Chinese Spring chromosome 2A, IWGSC CS RefSeq v2.1, whole genome shotgun sequence DNA contains the following:
- the LOC123187220 gene encoding probable cinnamyl alcohol dehydrogenase 6 (The sequence of the model RefSeq protein was modified relative to this genomic sequence to represent the inferred CDS: added 42 bases not found in genome assembly): MEPWQQSQQPARAASTTDTKNLSLSHAHFWPAMEVTPKHTQAVSGWAAMEPSGEVVPFAFKRRENGVDDVTIKVHYCGMCHTDLHFINNDWGITMYPLVPGHEITGVVTRVGANVSGFRPGDRVGVGCIAASCLDCDHCRRSEENYCDKVALTYNGIFWDGSVTYGGYSSMLVAHKRFLVRIPDALPLDAAAPLLCAGITVYSPMKQHGMLLGEPGRRLGVVGLGGLGHVAVKFGKAFGLKVTVISTSPAKEREARESLKADDFVLSTDERQMQAMARSLDYVIDTVSAQHSLGPILELLKVNGKLVLVAAPDKPVELPSFPLIFGKRTVSGSMTGGMKETQEMMDLCGEHGITADIELVSTDGINDALARLARNDVRYRFVVDVAGTGSRL, from the coding sequence AGCACCACAGACACCAAGAATCTTTCACTGTCTCACGCACATTTTTGGCCGGCGATGGAGGTGACCCCGAAGCACACGCAGGCGGTGAGCGGGTGGGCGGCCATGGAGCCGTCCGGCGAGGTGGTGCCCTTCGCCTTCAAGCGCCGGGAGAACGGCGTGGACGACGTCACCATCAAGGTGCACTACTGCGGCATGTGCCACACGGACCTCCACTTCATCAACAACGACTGGGGCATCACCATGTACCCCCTCGTGCCCGGCCACGAGATCACCGGCGTCGTCACCCGGGTCGGCGCCAACGTCTCCGGCTTCCGCCCCGGCGACCGCGTCGGCGTCGGATGCATCGCCGCCTCCTGCCTCGACTGCGACCACTGCCGCCGCTCCGAGGAGAACTACTGCGACAAGGTCGCGCTCACCTACAACGGCATCTTCTGGGACGGCAGCGTCACCTACGGCGGCTACTCCAGCATGCTCGTCGCCCACAAGCGGTTCCTCGTGCGCATCCCGGACGCCCTCCCGCTGGACGCCGCCGCGCCGCTGCTGTGCGCCGGGATCACCGTGTACAGCCCCATGAAGCAGCACGGGATGCTGCTGGGCGAGCCCGGGCGGCGGCTGGGCGTGGTCGGGCTGGGCGGGCTCGGCCACGTCGCCGTCAAGTTCGGCAAGGCGTTCGGGCTCAAGGTCACCGTCATCAGCACGTCGCCGGCCAAGGAGCGCGAGGCGAGGGAGAGCCTCAAGGCCGACGACTTCGTCCTGAGCACCGACGAGAGGCAGATGCAGGCCATGGCTCGGAGCCTGGACTACGTGATCGACACGGTGTCGGCGCAGCACTCGCTGGGGCccatcctggagctgctcaaggTGAACGGGAAGCTGGTGCTGGTGGCGGCGCCGGACAAGCCGGTGGAGCTGCCGTCCTTCCCGCTCATCTTCGGGAAGAGGACGGTGAGCGGGAGCATGACGGGGGGCATGAAGGAGACGCAGGAGATGATGGACCTGTGCGGGGAGCACGGCATCACCGCCGACATCGAGCTCGTCTCCACCGACGGGATCAACGACGCGCTGGCCAGGCTCGCGCGCAACGACGTCCGCTACCGCTTCGTCGTCGACGTCGCCGGCACTGGCTCCAGGCTCTAG